From a single Apium graveolens cultivar Ventura chromosome 2, ASM990537v1, whole genome shotgun sequence genomic region:
- the LOC141707844 gene encoding nascent polypeptide-associated complex subunit alpha-like protein 1: protein MTAQTQEELLAAHLEQQKIDPEEPTVEDDDEDDDEDDDDDDKDEDDVEGQGDASGRSKQSRSEKKSRKAMLKLGMKPIPGVSRVTVKKSKNILFVISKPDVFKSPNSDTYIIFGEAKIEDLSSQLQTQAAEQFKAPNLSNVLPKAEPSVIAQDDEDVDETGVEPKDIELVMTQAGVTRPKAVKALKAADGDIVSAIMELTN, encoded by the exons ATGACTGCTCAAACTCAAGAAGAACTCTTGGCTGCTCATCTTGAACAACAGAAGATTGAT CCTGAGGAGCCTACGGtggaagatgatgatgaagatgacGATGAAGATGACGACGACGATGACAAGGACGAAGATGATGTTGAAG GACAAGGAGACGCAAGTGGTAGATCAAAGCAGAGTCGAAGTGAGAAGAAGAGTCGAAAGGCAATGCTTAAGCTAGGAATGAAGCCCATTCCTGGGGTCAGCCGTGTCACTGTCAAGAAGAGCAAGAAT ATTCTGTTTGTAATCTCAAAGCCAGATGTTTTCAAGAGTCCTAATTCGGACACCTATATCATATTTGGCGAGGCTAAGATTGAGGATTTGAGTTCACAGTTGCAGACTCAGGCAGCAGAGCAATTTAAAGCACCTAACCTCAGTAATGTCTTACCAAAGGCTGAGCCTTCTGTCATTGCCCAGGATGACGAAGATGTTGATGAGACTGGTGTTGAGCCGAAGGATATCGAGTTGGTGATGACACAAGCTGGAGTTACAAGACCAAAAGCAGTTAAAGCTCTTAAAGCCGCCGATGGTGATATTGTTTCTGCCATTATGGAGCTTACAAATTAA